In Candidatus Cloacimonadota bacterium, a single genomic region encodes these proteins:
- the obgE gene encoding GTPase ObgE, which produces MFIDYAKISVKAGNGGDGVVSFRREKFIPKGGPDGGDGGRGGSVIVQGDENVNTLLDYRYNKIFRAENGKPGSGAKKTGGSGADVTLRLPLGTEVFHLRDDGKRVKLADITQHGEIITLARGGRGGKGNVNFATSINQAPRHATLGKHSHEMQLELVLKLMADVGLVGYPNAGKSTLLSVLSAARPKIADYEFTTLEPMLGVVSVSEYQSFVMADIPGIIEGAHMGKGLGHQFLRHIQRTSLLLFLIDIGAPEPAEAFRTLRSELYLYDPFMDKKPCLVVFSKLDTIPPDERDELVNEVQQSFQAEFGVESMAVSAVGHINLDELKRRLFKLLKAL; this is translated from the coding sequence ATGTTCATAGATTATGCGAAAATAAGCGTCAAAGCCGGAAATGGCGGCGATGGCGTTGTGAGTTTCCGCCGCGAAAAATTCATCCCCAAAGGCGGACCCGATGGTGGTGATGGCGGTCGCGGCGGCTCTGTCATCGTGCAGGGCGACGAAAACGTAAACACCCTTCTGGATTACCGTTACAACAAAATTTTCCGTGCCGAAAACGGGAAACCCGGCAGCGGAGCCAAAAAAACCGGAGGCAGCGGAGCGGACGTGACTCTGCGCTTGCCGCTGGGCACCGAGGTTTTTCACCTGAGGGATGACGGAAAAAGAGTCAAACTTGCGGACATCACCCAACATGGCGAAATCATAACTTTGGCAAGAGGCGGCCGCGGTGGCAAAGGAAACGTGAATTTTGCCACCTCCATAAACCAGGCGCCACGCCATGCCACTCTTGGCAAACACAGCCATGAAATGCAACTGGAATTGGTGCTAAAACTCATGGCGGACGTGGGTTTGGTCGGCTATCCAAACGCCGGAAAATCCACCCTGCTCAGCGTGCTTTCCGCCGCCAGACCAAAGATTGCGGATTATGAATTCACCACTCTGGAACCCATGCTGGGCGTGGTCAGCGTGAGCGAATACCAGTCTTTCGTGATGGCGGACATCCCCGGCATCATCGAAGGCGCTCACATGGGTAAAGGACTGGGACATCAGTTTTTACGCCACATCCAACGCACTTCCCTGCTGCTTTTTCTCATCGATATCGGCGCGCCTGAACCCGCCGAAGCCTTCCGCACCCTGCGCTCCGAACTCTATCTCTATGACCCATTTATGGATAAAAAACCCTGCCTGGTGGTCTTCAGCAAGTTGGACACCATTCCTCCCGATGAGCGCGATGAACTGGTTAATGAGGTTCAACAAAGCTTCCAAGCCGAATTTGGCGTCGAAAGCATGGCGGTTTCCGCTGTGGGTCACATCAATTTGGACGAACTTAAAAGGCGTCTGTTCAAGCTCTTAAAAGCCTTATGA